Genomic segment of Peribacillus frigoritolerans:
ATGCAAAGAATGTAAAAGATGAGAACCCTTATACCGATCGAATTAACAGTGAAGGATTTGCTGATTTTTTTGAGGAATAAAACAAAACCGGCTTGGCAGCCTCAACCAAACGGTTCGGCACCAGTTGATCTATAGTAATCATTTCAAGTTGAACACGCTGAATAGAATCATGTTTAGAAAGCATCCTTATCACCTAAAGTTTTATTAATTCTATTTTAAAGCAATAAAGACTTTAGGCGTAAGGGTTCTATCTAAAAGTTAAAACAAAGTTGGTTGGAACGTAAGGTGCGAGACCCCTACGGGAAATGCGAGTCCAGGGGAGACCCCGCAGGCGCATAGGCGCCGAGGAGGCTCCCGGACCGCCCGCGGAAAGCGAGTGCCCTACGTTCCAATCAATGTCCAAATTACACAAACCCCTAATAAAAACTGTAGACAAACTGAAACCGGCTTAATAAGCCGGTTAATTTTAAAAATATTTTTTCTTCCAAAAAATGAATGCCGTCGTCCCCGCCAATGTGATGGCTATTAATAATGTAAAAATGAAAGCAAACCGATTATGTTCAAATGGCAGTTCCACATTCATTCCGTAGAAGCTTGCCACCATCGTCGGCAGCGTCAAAATAATGGTCACGGAGGTTAGAAACTTCATGGCATTATTGACATTATTGGAAATGATCGAAGCGAATGCATCCATCATACCGCTAAGAATGGATAGATACACTTCTGCCATTTCAATTGCCTGAGCATTTTCGATGATTACATCCTCAAGCAATTCTTTATCTTCTTCATACATTTTCAAATAATTAAAACGGAGGATCTTATCAAGTACTACCCGATTGGATTTTAATGATGTCGTAAAATAAACCAAGCTTTTTTCCAAAGACAGGAAAGTGTATAATTCTTTATTTTTCATGGACTGATGCAATTCACGTTCCGCTTCATTAGTCATCTTGTTGATTTGTTTCAGGTAACGTAAATAATAGGATGAAATCTCAAATAGTAATTGTAAGGCAAACCTTGTTTTCTTATTGGTGAAAAATCCTTTTATCTTATTGTTTTTGAAATTCGCCAATATCGGTGTTTCTTTCAAAGATACCGTAATGAAACAGTCTTTGGTAAAAATCATCCCTATAGGTATTGTTTCAAAAATCGGTAAGTCGGCCTCATCCCTGGTCAAATATGGGAAGTCGACAATAATTAAAACATTATCATCCTCTTTTTCGATTCGAGGCCTTTCCTCATCATCCAACGGATCTTTCATGAAATTTATCGGTAACTTCAAAGTCGTACATATATAATCTATTTCAGCTTCTGTGGGCGCGACAATGTTCACCCAGGAACCTTTTGTCATTTCCTCGATCTTGTTTAGGTGTCGGTTTTCATCCGTCTTGTAGATTTCAATCATTTCTTGACCTCCTCTTCTATAGAGAAAGCCTTATTTACCTTCTTCGAGCAGATACTCAGGGAGAATAACAGTCTCGACTTCTAGCATCATATTGGCTTCCTCTTGCTTTCTGGGTTCA
This window contains:
- a CDS encoding magnesium transporter CorA family protein produces the protein MIEIYKTDENRHLNKIEEMTKGSWVNIVAPTEAEIDYICTTLKLPINFMKDPLDDEERPRIEKEDDNVLIIVDFPYLTRDEADLPIFETIPIGMIFTKDCFITVSLKETPILANFKNNKIKGFFTNKKTRFALQLLFEISSYYLRYLKQINKMTNEAERELHQSMKNKELYTFLSLEKSLVYFTTSLKSNRVVLDKILRFNYLKMYEEDKELLEDVIIENAQAIEMAEVYLSILSGMMDAFASIISNNVNNAMKFLTSVTIILTLPTMVASFYGMNVELPFEHNRFAFIFTLLIAITLAGTTAFIFWKKKYF